From a region of the Nothobranchius furzeri strain GRZ-AD chromosome 12, NfurGRZ-RIMD1, whole genome shotgun sequence genome:
- the add3b gene encoding adducin 3 (gamma) b isoform X2: protein MSLVDVRQIAGSLTLPLSSNDSKERYLDRGDDSDRSRTLSPDLRQDFNMMEQKKRVTQILQSPVFKDELEGLIQDQLTKGNNPSGLLALRQIADLVMASTVGGAGPLTSPISLGMVTPVNDLYGIESPAFAKGEKQIRSKLASLYRLVDLFSWARFTSSYITVKVNIIGEVVDQGSTELSIDHFGFAPHAAIYSMRPDVRCIIHIHTSATAAVSSMKCGILPISQEALLLGDVSSFGYHGSLDNKEEKVEFQKALGPTAKVMILRNHGLLALGETVEEAFHYVYHSQQACEIQVNVLRCSSDVNGLVLLDREKFKPLTQGVAATGVVVDNEVKWKVGEAEFESLMRMLDNLGYRTGHAYRNPIVREKPRSKNDVEIPATVSALPVEDSDSGLHSPLKFMVPKQQRERTRWLTSPNSYLKVNVPERSPSGEVSPRTKITWMKSSQPGNSMGTPIKIEDPNQFVPLNTNPSEVLSKRNRIKEQHRGDQMTAGPKSQLLAGIVVDTIPGPAFIYEDEDKARSLPPNPFNELTEKVLQEYKSLVERKRQGQEADDDDDATDADEMTTFDGSTISLSLSPIMTPAKDETLPNGKDHLSETEEDLSIEVSKLSVSTSETVEISMTTKEKTGEPQTPESQTKSPKKKKNKFRTPSFLKKSKKKKEEKEKTEA from the exons ATGAGTTTGGTGGATGTGAGGCAGATAGCGGGGTCTCTGACCCTGCCCCTGTCCAGCAACGACTCCAAGGAGCGCTACCTTGACCGCGGGGATGACAGCGACAGGAGTAGGACCCTGTCGCCAGACCTCAGGCAGGACTTCAACATGATGGAGCAGAAGAAACGTGTCACCCAGATCCTGCAGAGTCCA GTGTTTAAAGACGAGTTGGAAGGTCTGATCCAGGACCAATTGACAAAGGGCAACAACCCATCAGGCCTCCTGGCTCTGAGACAGATCGCTGACCTAGTCATGGCCAGCACAGTGGGCGGGGCTGGCCCATTGACATCTCCCATCA GTTTGGGGATGGTGACTCCAGTCAATGACTTGTATGGCATCGAGTCTCCCGCCTTTGCCAAAGGGGAGAAGCAGATTCGCTCCAAGCTGGCCAGCCTCTACAGGCTTGTTGATCTGTTTAGTTGGGCTCGTTTTACAAGCTCCTACATCACG GTGAAAGTGAACATCATTGGTGAGGTTGTGGACCAGGGTTCTACTGAACTGAGCATCGACCATTTTGGATTTGCTCCACACGCTGCCATTTACTCAATGCGGCCCGATGTGAGATGTATCATCCACATACACACATCCGCTACAGCTGCT GTGTCCTCGATGAAGTGTGGAATCCTGCCCATTTCCCAGGAGGCTTTGCTTCTGGGAGACGTGAGCTCCTTCGGTTACCATGGCAGCCTGGATAATAAAGAGGAGAAGGTGGAGTTTCAGAAAGCTTTGGGCCCAACTGCCAAG gtgatgatCCTGAGGAACCACGGGCTTCTGGCTTTAGGAGAAACTGTAGAAGAAGCTTTTCACTATGTGTACCACTCCCAGCAAGCCTGTGAAATCCAG GTGAATGTCCTGAGGTGTTCGAGCGACGTGAACGGACTTGTGCTCCTGGACAGGGAGAAGTTCAAACCGCTGACCCAAGGAGTGGCCGCTACCGGGGTGGTGGTGGACAACGAGGTCAAGTGGAAAGTAGGCGAGGCCGAGTTCGAGTCTCTCATGAGGATGCTGGACAACCTG GGATACAGAACAGGCCACGCTTATCGGAACCCAATTGTCCGTGAGAAACCTCGTTCTAAGAACGATGTGGAGATCCCTGCCACGGTGTCTGCTCTGCCGGTGGAGGACAGTGATTCGGGTCTGCACAGCCCCTTAAAGTTTATGGTGCCGAAACAGCAGAGGGAAAGGACTCGGTGGCTCACCTCACCCAACAGCTACTTGAAGGTCAATGTACCCGAACGCTCTCCCAGCGGGGAAGTCAGCCCCAGGACCAAAATCACA TGGATGAAGTCCTCACAACCGGGCAACAGCATGGGCACCCCAATAAAAATTGAGGACCCAAACCAGTTTGTCCCGCTGAACACCAATCCTTCTGAGGTTCTGAGTAAGAGAAACCGG ATCAAAGAACAGCACAGAGGAGATCAGATGACTGCAGGACCAAAGTCACAGTTACTGGCCGGCATTGTCGTGGATACCATACCAGGACCA GCTTTCATCTATGAAGATGAGGACAAAGCCCGCTCACTTCCCCCCAACCCCTTCAATGAGCTCACAGAGAAGGTCCTGCAAGAGTACAAGAGCTTGGTGGAGAGAAAACGGCAAGGCCAAGAAG cggatgatgatgatgatgctacaGATGCCGATGAGATGACAACGTTTGACGGCTCTACCATATCCCTCTCGCTCTCTCCCATAATGACACCAGCTAAAGATg AGACACTACCCAACGGGAAGGACCACTTGTCAGAGACGGAAGAGGACCTGAGCATCGAGGTGTCCAAGCTGAGCGTGAGCACCTCTGAAACTGTTGAAATCTCCATGACGACAAAGGAGAAGACGGGGGAGCCTCAGACCCCTGAGAGCCAAACCAAGTCCcccaagaaaaagaaaaacaagttcCGCACACCTTCATTCTTGAAAAAGAGCAAGAAAAAGAAGGAAGAGAAGGAAAAAACAGAAGCTTga
- the add3b gene encoding adducin 3 (gamma) b isoform X1: MSLVDVRQIAGSLTLPLSSNDSKERYLDRGDDSDRSRTLSPDLRQDFNMMEQKKRVTQILQSPVFKDELEGLIQDQLTKGNNPSGLLALRQIADLVMASTVGGAGPLTSPISLGMVTPVNDLYGIESPAFAKGEKQIRSKLASLYRLVDLFSWARFTSSYITVRVSKEQDHVLISPRGLSFAEVTAANLVKVNIIGEVVDQGSTELSIDHFGFAPHAAIYSMRPDVRCIIHIHTSATAAVSSMKCGILPISQEALLLGDVSSFGYHGSLDNKEEKVEFQKALGPTAKVMILRNHGLLALGETVEEAFHYVYHSQQACEIQVNVLRCSSDVNGLVLLDREKFKPLTQGVAATGVVVDNEVKWKVGEAEFESLMRMLDNLGYRTGHAYRNPIVREKPRSKNDVEIPATVSALPVEDSDSGLHSPLKFMVPKQQRERTRWLTSPNSYLKVNVPERSPSGEVSPRTKITWMKSSQPGNSMGTPIKIEDPNQFVPLNTNPSEVLSKRNRIKEQHRGDQMTAGPKSQLLAGIVVDTIPGPAFIYEDEDKARSLPPNPFNELTEKVLQEYKSLVERKRQGQEADDDDDATDADEMTTFDGSTISLSLSPIMTPAKDETLPNGKDHLSETEEDLSIEVSKLSVSTSETVEISMTTKEKTGEPQTPESQTKSPKKKKNKFRTPSFLKKSKKKKEEKEKTEA, encoded by the exons ATGAGTTTGGTGGATGTGAGGCAGATAGCGGGGTCTCTGACCCTGCCCCTGTCCAGCAACGACTCCAAGGAGCGCTACCTTGACCGCGGGGATGACAGCGACAGGAGTAGGACCCTGTCGCCAGACCTCAGGCAGGACTTCAACATGATGGAGCAGAAGAAACGTGTCACCCAGATCCTGCAGAGTCCA GTGTTTAAAGACGAGTTGGAAGGTCTGATCCAGGACCAATTGACAAAGGGCAACAACCCATCAGGCCTCCTGGCTCTGAGACAGATCGCTGACCTAGTCATGGCCAGCACAGTGGGCGGGGCTGGCCCATTGACATCTCCCATCA GTTTGGGGATGGTGACTCCAGTCAATGACTTGTATGGCATCGAGTCTCCCGCCTTTGCCAAAGGGGAGAAGCAGATTCGCTCCAAGCTGGCCAGCCTCTACAGGCTTGTTGATCTGTTTAGTTGGGCTCGTTTTACAAGCTCCTACATCACG GTGCGCGTGAGCAAAGAGCAGGACCATGTTCTGATCAGTCCACGAGGCCTGTCGTTTGCTGAGGTGACAGCAGCAAACTTG GTGAAAGTGAACATCATTGGTGAGGTTGTGGACCAGGGTTCTACTGAACTGAGCATCGACCATTTTGGATTTGCTCCACACGCTGCCATTTACTCAATGCGGCCCGATGTGAGATGTATCATCCACATACACACATCCGCTACAGCTGCT GTGTCCTCGATGAAGTGTGGAATCCTGCCCATTTCCCAGGAGGCTTTGCTTCTGGGAGACGTGAGCTCCTTCGGTTACCATGGCAGCCTGGATAATAAAGAGGAGAAGGTGGAGTTTCAGAAAGCTTTGGGCCCAACTGCCAAG gtgatgatCCTGAGGAACCACGGGCTTCTGGCTTTAGGAGAAACTGTAGAAGAAGCTTTTCACTATGTGTACCACTCCCAGCAAGCCTGTGAAATCCAG GTGAATGTCCTGAGGTGTTCGAGCGACGTGAACGGACTTGTGCTCCTGGACAGGGAGAAGTTCAAACCGCTGACCCAAGGAGTGGCCGCTACCGGGGTGGTGGTGGACAACGAGGTCAAGTGGAAAGTAGGCGAGGCCGAGTTCGAGTCTCTCATGAGGATGCTGGACAACCTG GGATACAGAACAGGCCACGCTTATCGGAACCCAATTGTCCGTGAGAAACCTCGTTCTAAGAACGATGTGGAGATCCCTGCCACGGTGTCTGCTCTGCCGGTGGAGGACAGTGATTCGGGTCTGCACAGCCCCTTAAAGTTTATGGTGCCGAAACAGCAGAGGGAAAGGACTCGGTGGCTCACCTCACCCAACAGCTACTTGAAGGTCAATGTACCCGAACGCTCTCCCAGCGGGGAAGTCAGCCCCAGGACCAAAATCACA TGGATGAAGTCCTCACAACCGGGCAACAGCATGGGCACCCCAATAAAAATTGAGGACCCAAACCAGTTTGTCCCGCTGAACACCAATCCTTCTGAGGTTCTGAGTAAGAGAAACCGG ATCAAAGAACAGCACAGAGGAGATCAGATGACTGCAGGACCAAAGTCACAGTTACTGGCCGGCATTGTCGTGGATACCATACCAGGACCA GCTTTCATCTATGAAGATGAGGACAAAGCCCGCTCACTTCCCCCCAACCCCTTCAATGAGCTCACAGAGAAGGTCCTGCAAGAGTACAAGAGCTTGGTGGAGAGAAAACGGCAAGGCCAAGAAG cggatgatgatgatgatgctacaGATGCCGATGAGATGACAACGTTTGACGGCTCTACCATATCCCTCTCGCTCTCTCCCATAATGACACCAGCTAAAGATg AGACACTACCCAACGGGAAGGACCACTTGTCAGAGACGGAAGAGGACCTGAGCATCGAGGTGTCCAAGCTGAGCGTGAGCACCTCTGAAACTGTTGAAATCTCCATGACGACAAAGGAGAAGACGGGGGAGCCTCAGACCCCTGAGAGCCAAACCAAGTCCcccaagaaaaagaaaaacaagttcCGCACACCTTCATTCTTGAAAAAGAGCAAGAAAAAGAAGGAAGAGAAGGAAAAAACAGAAGCTTga